CTCCATGGATGCCTTCTTCCTGGCCAGTTCCTCACGGGATCTGTCTTCCAGCCCATGGCGATATCTCAAAATCTGCTCGAGTCCAAACTTGAAAGCCATAGCCCTCTCCCCATCAAAGTGCACTACCTGTCATTCCCTGTTTTTCAGGGCAACCGAAGAATCCCCTCCTCGAAGACCACTTGCTACCGCCATGAACTGGCTCAATGTAACAGTTCCTTCAGCTGCGGGAGCATCTCTTCCCATTTGCTTTCTTCTTCAACGTCTTGACCCAAAAAATTCATTATCGCCTTCCGTTTGGCAATGGCCCGATCAATATCTTCATTTGACCCGGATACATAAGCCCCGATTCTGATCAAGTCCTCGGCGGAATCATAGTCAGCCAGCAACTTCTTGATTTCCGCTGCCAGATCGTAATGTTCCCTGGTTACAAGAACCGGCATGAGGCGGCTGATACTGTTCAAGATATCTATGGAAGGGAAGTGGTTCTGCGATGCCAGCTTTCGTGAAAGGACGATATGCCCGTCCAGGATACCTCTTGACGCATCGGTTATCGGCTCCGTGAAATCATCACCATCGACCAGGACAGAATAAAAACCGGTTATACTACCCCGGGACGAGGTGCCCGACCTTTCCAGGTAACGTGCCAGCAGGGCAAAGACCGAAGGGGTGTAACCCTTCGACGAGGGTGGTTCCCCGATGGCCAGTCCGATCTCTCTCTGAGCCATGCAGAAACGCGTAACCGAATCCATCATAAAAACCACCTTCTTGCCCTGATCCCGGAAATACTCGGCGATTGTAGCTGCCACAAGGGCGCCCC
This region of Bacillota bacterium genomic DNA includes:
- a CDS encoding FliI/YscN family ATPase → EVSGINSFIGEVCLIDTPHEKVVAEVVGFRDKLSLLMPLGDLKGIAPGCAVIPTGKAFTVRVGDKLKGKVLDGLGRLLDGGGLPLLPGEGAEYPVENSPPNPLERRAIMEVLPTGIRAVDSLLTCGEGQRVGIFSGSGVGKTTMLAMIARYSESDINVIAMIGERGREVGDFLKNDLGPEGLKRSVVVVSTSDRPALERVRGALVAATIAEYFRDQGKKVVFMMDSVTRFCMAQREIGLAIGEPPSSKGYTPSVFALLARYLERSGTSSRGSITGFYSVLVDGDDFTEPITDASRGILDGHIVLSRKLASQNHFPSIDILNSISRLMPVLVTREHYDLAAEIKKLLADYDSAEDLIRIGAYVSGSNEDIDRAIAKRKAIMNFLGQDVEEESKWEEMLPQLKELLH